DNA from Rubripirellula lacrimiformis:
GCCGGAACAAGGAGCGGAGCGACGCAGATCCGGCAATCAAACATCCCAGGCAAAACCAAACGATCCCCAAACAGCGATTGGATCGATCCGGCCCACAGACTCAATGCCGAAACGCGCGGCCCGCCGCGCACGCGGTGAAACGACAAGCCGACGCACCGCCCACCCCATCGTTTAACCGCGTGGGCAACGCCCCGTGCGTCCACGCAACCAAACGCGCGACCCGCCGGGCACGCGCCTAAACGACAAGCCGACGCACCGCCCACGGGCAAATCGTTTAACCGCGTGGGCAACGCCCCGTGCGTAACCGCAACCAAACGCGCGGCCCGATGGGCACGCGCCTAAACGACAAGCCGACGCACCGCCCACGGGCAAATCGTTTAACCGCGTGGGCAACGCCCCGTGCGTCCACACAACCAAACGCGCGACCCGCCGGGCACGCGCGTAAACGACAAGCCGACGCACCGCCCAAGGCAAATCGTTTAACCGCGTGGGCAACGCCCCGTGCGTCCACACAACCAAACGCGCGGCCCGCCGAGACTGTGAATAATTGGCCGGTTGTGGCTTGACGCCGTGTTTTTGAAGTGGTTTTTCAAAAATTTTGGATTGCCGGTCGTCGTCAAAGTTTCAGGTTGAAGCTTCGGTGGTTCTTTTGTCTTGGTGGATCGCTTTGAAGCTTCGTTGGACGCGATGCGTCCAACGATTGGAGACCGGAGGCCAACCTCAAGGCGTCGCAGTACAGGATTGCCTCATCAGTGTTTGTAAAAATCCTAGGTTGTTCAATCGATTGAAGTTGTTCACCAGCACGTGCCAAAGCGTTTGGGCCATTGCTTTCTTCTGGCCACGAACCCGGAACTGATGAAGACCGCGATTACGACATTCCGCGTTGGGAAATTCAGCTATCGATGGACGTCGTCTCAACATCTCCTGCGCCTCGGGTGTCCCCATCCTCTTTCGATACCTCGCCATCGCGTCGCTATCGCCCGGCTTGCTCGCATGGGGATCCTTGCCGTTAGCGACTTGTCTTTTGATGTCCTTCAGTGGACCGTAAACCTCCGTCCCCGCAGCGTCCATCGCTTCGATATCGCTCGCTTTGGTGAACCCGCCGTCGACCAAGTAGTGTGCCGGCGTCACCCCATAGGTGCGGCAGATCGACTCGTACATCGGAAGCATCTCACCTTGATCGCTGCCCTGATTGTCAACGCTCACGCCGACGACAATTCGAGAGTCGCCGTCGCTGGCGAATTGGACGTTATAGGCGGGGCGAAAACCGCCGTCTCCCATCTTCATCCGCGCCGCTTCGGGGTCCGTTGTGGAGGCTCGTGGGGTCGACTTGCTTTTGCGTGATCGTTTCTCTTTACGACGTCGCTCAAGTTCTTTGAGGTTCTCTTGAGCCGCCTTGATACGCTCGAGTCGTTCGTCGGCAGCACGCTTGCGGGCGGCCTGTTCGGCCCGAGTTGCCGCGGCAGCTTCCTCGTCGGATCGCTCGGCGAGTTCCTTTACATAGTCTTCGGCAACCTCTTGCATCTGTTGGAGCGTCGATTCGGACCGAAACGAACTGCTGCCGGCCGAGGCACGCACCCGCATGCCATCCTGCCCGATGGTATCCAACGTGATCAGTTTTTCGCTCAGCAGCACGGCGATCGAGTCGCTAAGCAACTTCTCGAGATACTCGGCGTTGCCGCTGCGAAAGTCGCTCAGGGTGTGATGATTAACCGTGACATCGCCGCAGATCCACAGGTAGTGGAAGTCGCGGGTGGTCAAATCGCTCAAACGGCGGGCGCTACTGATCCCTTCGAGCGTTGCGTAGAACCACAGGGCGAAGAGGATTCGCGGATCGATCGGGGTGCGACCACGACCATCTACTTTCGATTTAATCTTCTCGTAAAGCGGTCCGAGGTCGAGCGATTCGCAGTACTGCCATACCAAACGAACGCGGTGCTCGCGGGCCACCATCTGGTCAAGCGAATAGAACCGCATCTCAACTTGGCTGCGTTCGGGGCGGTGGGTGCGAGCGGAACCACGCTGCTGAGCATCGGTTGGAATTTTCATGCAAATAATTTAGCCCCATGCAGAAATCCAACAAGCCAAAACTCAATTATTCACAGCCTCGCCGGGCACGCGCCTAAACGACAAGCCGACGCACCGCCCAAGGGCAAATCGTTTCACCGCGTGGGCAACGCCCCGTGCGTCCACGCAACCAAACGCGCGGCCCGATGGGCACGCGGTTAAACGAGCAAAACCGGCCCCATCCTCCACCCGCACGCCCCATCCTTTCACCGCGCGGGCAACGCCCCGTGCGTCCACACAACGCAACGATAAGCAGGCAATCACGCTGCCTTCGCGGATACCCGCCGGGCCGCTTGGGAGCAGATCGATAGCGAACGGGAATTGGTCGTGACCTGGCGCCGGGCGACTCACCATTGCCGTTGAAAGTCAGTAGGCCACTGGCAACCAACCGATCAGCGTGCTGACTGATAGGCGTCGCGCAGCACCTGCATCGTGTGTTTTACTTCGATCGATGATCCGGCCTGGCGTAGATGAATCGCCAACTGCGTCATGCATCCGATATTCCCGCTGGCCACCACCTGTGCCCCGGTTGCGATCACGTTGGCGGCCTTCTGTTGCCCCAACGAAGTCGCAATCTCGGGCTGTTCGATGTTGTAGGTCCCCGCCGATCCGCAACACAGATGCCCCTCGGCAATCTCGATCACTTCCACCCCAGGGATCATCTGCAACAGTTCACGAGGTTGCACTCGCACCCCTTGCGCATTGGCCAGGTGACATGCGTCGTGATAGGCAACCTTCAACGTCGCCGCTGATCCGGATTGCTGAGAATCGTTTGATTGCTGGGCGTTGCTCGTCCGCTGGTCGGCAATCGGCACCAAGTCGCCCAACTGGATTAGAAACGCTGATACATCGACGACGCGGTGACGGAACGATTCCGCCCGATCCTGATCCGGAGTTCCCTTCATGATCAGGTGGTATTCGTGCATCCCCGAACCGCATCCCGCGGCGTTGGTCACGATGGCATCCACATCATCGGGGAAGGCATCCAAATTCTTCTTCGCGAATGACTGAGCGGCATCTTGGTTGCCAACATGCCAACTG
Protein-coding regions in this window:
- a CDS encoding IS1182 family transposase, translating into MKIPTDAQQRGSARTHRPERSQVEMRFYSLDQMVAREHRVRLVWQYCESLDLGPLYEKIKSKVDGRGRTPIDPRILFALWFYATLEGISSARRLSDLTTRDFHYLWICGDVTVNHHTLSDFRSGNAEYLEKLLSDSIAVLLSEKLITLDTIGQDGMRVRASAGSSSFRSESTLQQMQEVAEDYVKELAERSDEEAAAATRAEQAARKRAADERLERIKAAQENLKELERRRKEKRSRKSKSTPRASTTDPEAARMKMGDGGFRPAYNVQFASDGDSRIVVGVSVDNQGSDQGEMLPMYESICRTYGVTPAHYLVDGGFTKASDIEAMDAAGTEVYGPLKDIKRQVANGKDPHASKPGDSDAMARYRKRMGTPEAQEMLRRRPSIAEFPNAECRNRGLHQFRVRGQKKAMAQTLWHVLVNNFNRLNNLGFLQTLMRQSCTATP